The DNA segment GTGTAGCCGGGGGCGCGCTTGACCATGACCTGGGGGGCGTTCTGGTTGGTGCCTTTGGCGATCTTCCAGCCCGACCAGACGGGCTTCCCGCTCTCGACCTCGTGGAAGGTGAAGGCGATGCCGCCGGTGGTATACCACTCGCCTTGCGGGATGAGGAAGAGATCTCCCCACCAGCCGGGGGCGACGCCGACGCCGGCCGTCAGGTTGTTGACCGCGCCGGCGTTGTACATGAGCTCGAGGTCGGCGGGCTCGCCCACCGCGACTTTGGTGAAGCCCTTCTTGGCCAGCGCCTCCTCGGCGGCCTTGCGCACCGGTCCATCCAGTCCGGCGCCACCGGGGCCCTCGGCCTTGTTCCAGCGATAGGACTTGTAACTGGCGAAGTCGGCCGCGGCATCGCGACTGGTCTGGATCCTCGCCGCCCTTGCGGCGGGCACCAGCGCGAGCGGCAGGACGAGCGAGAAGGCGGTGACGAGAACGGCGAGCTTGCTGCGCATGGAACTCCCTTCGGTCAGGAAGGATTCTGTGGTGTCGCCGCAGGTCGCGCAAGTGGGGCGCCCGAAGAGGCACCCCGCCGGGAGATGCGCCGGAACTAGGGTCGGCGCGCCGCCTTCACCCTCTCGAGGCGCGCGAGCACCTCGAGTCGGTCGGGATGATCGACCGGGAGGTTCTCCGTCTGTACCCGCAGGACGTGTTCGTACTCCTCCTGCGCCTCCTCCAGCCGGCCGCGCTCGAAGGCGACCTCGCCGAGCGACAAGTGGATGAAGCTCGTCTGGATGTTCTCCGGACCATAGAGCCTCTCGTGGCCGCCGAGCGCCCGACGCAGGAAGGTCTCGGCGTCGTCCAGCCGCCCCATCGCGAGATAGAGATCGCCCAGGCCGTAGAGACCCTGCGCCACGGCCGGATGGTCCTCGCCGTAGGCCTGGGTGTCGATCGCGAGCGCCTGCCGGTGCAGTGGCTCGGCGAGCTCGTAGCGCTTCTGGGTCTGGTGCAGAAGAGCCAGGTTGTAGAGCGTCGGCGCGACCCGCGGGTGGTTCTCGCCCAGCGTCTTGCGGCGGATCTCCACGGCGCGCTCGAGCAGCGGCTGTGCCTCGTCGAAGCGCTTCTGCTGCATCAGGAAGAAACCGAGATTGCCCAGCGCGTCGCCGACATCGGGGTGGTCCGGCCCGAGGGCCTTCTCGCGGATCTTCAGCACCCGCTCGAAGAGCGCCCCCGCCGCATCGCGATCGCCGAGCTCGACCTCGATGATGCCGAGCGTGCGCAGGCTCTGCGCCACCAGCAGGTCGTCGGCGCCGAGCTCGCGTTCGCGCAGCGCGAGGGCCTCCATCGCGAGCGGCCGCGCCTCGTTGTAGAGGCCGAGCCGCTGGTAGACGCCGGCGATCGTGTGCAGCAACCGGGCACGCAGCACCGGTGTCTCGTCGAGCTCGCCGCGGATTCGCTCGGCACCGCGGTCGAGGAGCTCGCGGGCCGTGACCTCGCGGCCGCGGCTCTTCTCCGGATCGGCCTCGGCGAAGAGGCCGACGAGGAAGCTGGCGACCTTCTCGGTCTCGGCGCGAGCGGTCTCGGCGGCGACCCGCGCGCGGTCGGCCTCCGCGGCTGCGCGGTTGGCGCGCGCCGCCTCGACGCTGCGTGCGATGAGGCCGCCGACGAGGGCGATCGCGACGAGCACCGCCGCGGCGACGAGGCCGCGCCGCCGCCGCACGAACTTGCGCGTGCGGTACCAGAAGCCCGGCGGGCCGGCCTCGACCGGCCGATGCGTGAGGTGCCGTTCGACGTCGCCGGCGAGCGCCGAGACCGAGGCGTAGCGCAGCTCGCGGTCGCGGGCGATCGCCTTGAGCACGACCCAGTCGAGGTCGCCCGCGAGATCAGCGGCGAGCCCGCGCCGGGAGGCGGCGCGCTCCGCGGCGATCTCGTCGGCCTCGCCGCCGCCGAGCTGTGCGAGCCGTTTCGAGGGTGCCGGAGGATCGAGGTCGCGAATCCTGCGGAGCATCTCGCCGCGCGGGACGTCGGCAGCGAACGGCAGCACGCCGGCCACCAGCTCGTAGAGCAGGACCCCAAGCGAGTACACGTCACTGCGGGTGTCGGGCTCGGCCGGCCCCCCGAGCTCGGAGATCGACTCCGGGCTCACGTATCCGGGAGTCCCGACCAGCCCGACCGTGAGCTCGCTCTCGACGAGCGGCCGGTCGAGCGCCTTGGCGATGCCGAAGTCGATGACCTTGGGCAGGGGCCGGCCGCCCTGGTCGGCGACGAGGATGTTCGAAGGCTTGAGGTCGCGGTGGACCACCCCCTTCTGGTGGGCGTGCTGCACCCCCTCGCAGACCGCGAGGAAGAGGCGGAGACGCTCGGCGAGCGCGAGACGCCGTTCATCGCAGAATGCCGTGATGCGTGGCCCCTCGACGAGTTCCATCACGAAGTACGGGTTGCCTTCGAGCGTGGTGCCGGCGTCGTAGAGCTGTGCGACGTTCGGATGGGCGAGCCGCGCCAGCGCGCGGCGTTCCGCCTCGAAGCGCAACTGCCGGTCGAGCGACGAGAGGTGCGCCGCGCGCACGACCTTGAGCGCCACGCGCCGCTGGACCGGCTCGAGCTGCTCGGCGAGAAAGACCGTCCCCATGCCACCCTCGCCGAGGAGGCCGACGATCCGGTAGGGGCCGATGGCTGTGAGACCGTGCGGCGGCGCTGCGACACGCTCCTCGCCGCGGCCGTCGACGGCGGTCGGAATCTCCTGGGCCGAGGGCGGCGGCGTGCTCTCGTTGGGGGCCATGGTGCGGCGCCGGACGATACTACAGAGCTACCTTT comes from the Thermoanaerobaculia bacterium genome and includes:
- a CDS encoding serine/threonine protein kinase, translating into MAPNESTPPPSAQEIPTAVDGRGEERVAAPPHGLTAIGPYRIVGLLGEGGMGTVFLAEQLEPVQRRVALKVVRAAHLSSLDRQLRFEAERRALARLAHPNVAQLYDAGTTLEGNPYFVMELVEGPRITAFCDERRLALAERLRLFLAVCEGVQHAHQKGVVHRDLKPSNILVADQGGRPLPKVIDFGIAKALDRPLVESELTVGLVGTPGYVSPESISELGGPAEPDTRSDVYSLGVLLYELVAGVLPFAADVPRGEMLRRIRDLDPPAPSKRLAQLGGGEADEIAAERAASRRGLAADLAGDLDWVVLKAIARDRELRYASVSALAGDVERHLTHRPVEAGPPGFWYRTRKFVRRRRGLVAAAVLVAIALVGGLIARSVEAARANRAAAEADRARVAAETARAETEKVASFLVGLFAEADPEKSRGREVTARELLDRGAERIRGELDETPVLRARLLHTIAGVYQRLGLYNEARPLAMEALALRERELGADDLLVAQSLRTLGIIEVELGDRDAAGALFERVLKIREKALGPDHPDVGDALGNLGFFLMQQKRFDEAQPLLERAVEIRRKTLGENHPRVAPTLYNLALLHQTQKRYELAEPLHRQALAIDTQAYGEDHPAVAQGLYGLGDLYLAMGRLDDAETFLRRALGGHERLYGPENIQTSFIHLSLGEVAFERGRLEEAQEEYEHVLRVQTENLPVDHPDRLEVLARLERVKAARRP
- a CDS encoding DUF4136 domain-containing protein; translated protein: MRSKLAVLVTAFSLVLPLALVPAARAARIQTSRDAAADFASYKSYRWNKAEGPGGAGLDGPVRKAAEEALAKKGFTKVAVGEPADLELMYNAGAVNNLTAGVGVAPGWWGDLFLIPQGEWYTTGGIAFTFHEVESGKPVWSGWKIAKGTNQNAPQVMVKRAPGYT